GGTAGATCGTTGAGAAGGGGACCCGGAACCCGAGGGCGTGTTCGAGTTTTTTTGTCGACGTTTTTCACAACGCCCCCAAAATCGTTCGTAACAAGAAAAAAGCCTTCCGCGCTATCCACGCGAAAGGCTTTCTCTTTTCAGCGGGCGATGCGCGGCTCGAACGCGCGACCTTCGGTTCCGGAGACCGACGCTCTATCCAACTGAGCTAATCGCCCCGAGCCGGACTCGTTTATCCCAACGACGGTGCGGTGTCAAACGCGCGCCCGGAAACACCGCTTGCCGTCCGAGGCGCGGGCGCATACTGTCGCTTCTGGTTTCGCGCTCTTTAACAACGAACCCGATTCCGGAAACCAGGGAAGCCGGTGAAAAACCGGCGCGGTCCCGCCGCTGTGAAGCGGGGAGCTCGCGGTCATTCCGCCACTGGCCCAAGCGTGGGCTGGGAAGGCGATCGCGCGCGTGAGCCGAGAGGCTCGAACCCGTAAGCCAGAAAACCTGACCGGAGTCGTCACACCGCTCCCCGCGGAAAGGGTGGCATGGGTGTGCTTGGCCGGTCCACATTCCTGATGCTCGTCTCCGTCGTCGCGATCGCGACGGCTCCGGCGCGCACCTTCGCCGAGGGAGACGAGGTCGTCGAGCTCGACGCAGGCGCCGGCGAGGACGACGCGTACGAGACTGTCGTGCACGGGCGCCCGCGGCGCGCGACGGACGAGACGACCGCGCTCGCCGAGACGCTCGACGTCGGGGACGAGACGCGGCGGTTCGGCACCGTGAGCGACGCGCTCGCCCCAGCGGTCGGCGTAAATGTCCGCTCGCTCGGCGGGCCGGGCTCGTTCGGCGGCGCGAGCATCCGCGGTTCGTCCTCCAACCAGGTGCCGGTCTACCTCGACGGCGTGCAGCTCAACGCGGGCGGCTTCGACACGGTCGACCTCGGGGCGCTCGGCCTCGACGCGATCGATCGCATCGAGATCTACCGCGGCCACGTCCCGCCGTCGCTCCCGGCGGCCGGCATCGGCGGGGCGATCGTGCTCAGGACGAAGGAGTTCGAGCGGCCGTACTCCGAGCTGGCGGCGAGCTACGGCTCGTTCGGGTTGGCCCGCCTCCTCGCGCTGCACGCCAACCGCGTGGGCGGCACGCGGGGGCTCGCCCTCGTCTCGGCGTCGGGCGCGGAGGGCGACTTCCCGTACCTCGACAGGAACGGCACGCTGCACACGACGGCGGACGACGTCGTCCGGCGTCGGCGCAACAACGCGCACGTCGCCACGGAGGCGTTGATCAAGGTGGACGGCGAGGCCGGGCCGCTCTCCTGGATCCTCGCCGACGACTTCGGCGTCAAGCGGCAGGGGATCCCGGGCGCGGAGAGCCTGCCGTCCCGGCGGGCGTCGCTGCGCACCCTGCGCAACGCGGCGAGCGCGGCGGCCGAGCTGAGGCTCGACGAGAACGTCGCGCTCGCGGGGACGGCGTCGTACCTCGTCCTCACCGACGAGCTCGTCGATCCGCTGGACGAGGTGGGCGTCGGAGCCGGGCGGACGGCGTCGCGCGCCGACGCGGCGGGCGGCGGGCTGGCGCTCGAGGTGGGCGCGACGAGGCGGCACGCCTTCGCGATACGCGTCGACGGCCGGTACGAGCGGTTCGCGTTCGCCGACACGGGCGGGATCGCGGTCCCCGCCCCCGCGCGCCGCGTGACGACAGGGGCCGCGCTTTCGGACGAGTGGACGCCCGCGCCGTGGTTCCTCCTCGTCCCGGCGCTGCGCCTCGAGCACAGGGCGAGCTCCTTCGGCGGGGGCGATATCCCGGGCCACGCCGACACCATGCCGGCCGCGCGATCCAGCGACGTCACGGTGCAGCCGAGCCTCGGCGCCCGCGCCGACGTCGGGCGGGGGTTCGCGGTGCGGCTGAACGTCGGGCGGTACGTCCGGGCGCCGGATCTCGGCGAGCTGTACGCTGACCGGGGCATGACGGTCGGCAACCCCGAGCTGCGCCCTGAGGTCGCGTGGAGCGCCGACGCGGGGGTCTCGTGGCAGACCGAGAACGCCGGCGTGCTCGATGTCGGCCGGCTCGAGATCGCGGGGTTCGCGTCCGCGGTCCGCGATCTCGTCGTCTGGGTGCAGAACTCGCAGAGCACGGTGCGGGCCGAGAACGTCGGGAGCGCGGAGATCGCCGGGATGGAGGCGTCCGGGCGCGTGCTGCTCGGGGATTTCGTGTCGATCGAGGCCAACTATACGTGGCTCCACGCGATCAACAGGACCGACGCGCCGTACCTCGACGGGCGGCGCCTGCCCGGCCGACCCGTCCACGAGCTGTGGGCGAGGGTCGAGCTCTCGGACAGCTTCGGCGCGTTCGCCGCGCGGATCTCGGCGGACGTGGCGTACTCGGGGCTCACGTACCTCGATCAGGCGAACCTGAAGGACGCCGGCCTCGGCACCGCGCTCATGGGCCTCGCGATCGGCGTCACGCGCATCCCCGAGCGCCTCGAGCTGACCCTCGAAGCGCGAAACCTGCTCGACACGATCTCCGTCGAGGATCGGCGCGGCCGCCAGCGGCCGATCTCCGACTTCGAGGGGTACCCGCTGCCCGGTCGCACGCTCATCGCGACCTTACGATGGAGGAACTGACCGTGACACCGACTCTCTTCCGACTCGCCGCACCTTGCGCCGCGCTCGCCGCGCTCGCCGCGTGCGCCGGGGATGTCGCCCCGGCCGGGACGCCCGCGCCGGGGAGCGCCCTCGTCGTGACGACCGACTACGAGACCGGCGCGTACGCCGCGATCGATCCCGTCGCGCGCCGCGCCGTGCCGAACATCGACCTCATCCACAAGGACGCGGTGTGCCGCGCGGATCCGTCCACCGGGATGACGTTCGTCGTGTCGCGCCTCGGCGCCGACGCGATCGAGCTCGTGGACACCACCGACACGTGGGAGGTGATCGGCGAGTACTCGGTCGGCGCCGGGACGAACCCGCAGGACATCGCCGTCGTGTCGGCGGACAGGGCGTACGTGGCGCGCTACAAGGAGCCCTCGCTGCTCGTCGTCGATCCGCTCGACGGCACCCCCCTCGGCGAGGTCGACCTCACTCCCTACGCCGACGGGGACGGTTCGCCGGAGGCCGCGTGGCTGCTCTTCCACGGCGATCGCGTCTACGCCGCGCTCCAGAAGCTCGACGGGTACGAGGTGGACGGGCCGAGCGCCGTCGCGGTGATCGATGCGGCATCGGGCGAGGTGGAGCGGGAGATCCCGCTCGCGGGCGCAAACGTCTACGGAAAGCTGCGCTACGCGGCGGCCATCGACCGCGTCCCGCTCGTCGTGGTGGGACGGTTCGGCGCGCTCGACGGCGGCATCCAGCTGCTCGACCCGAACGACGACACCGTGTCGCCGTACGTGATCACCGAGGAGGCGCTCGGCGGCGATCTCGCGGACGCCGTGATCGCGGCCTCGGACAGGGGCTTTGCGGTGATCGGAGTGACCGCGGAGGGCGGCCAGGCGACGCGGCTCGTGCAGTTCGATCCGAGCGCCGGGACGGTGGTCGCGACGCTGATCGATGACGACGACTGGGATCTCGGGTTCATCGAGCTCGATCCGGACGGCGACGAGCTGTGGGTCGCGGATCGCAGCCCGGAGGCGCCCGGCGTGCGCGTGTTCGACGCCGAGACCGGCGCGGAGCTGACCGACGGGCCCATCGACGTGGGGCTGCCCCCGTTCATGATATGCTTCGCGGCGAGCGGGGGGCGCTGAGGTGCGCGCTCTCTTCATCGCGTTCGTCGCGGCGGCCGCCCTCGCCGGGTGCGGCGGGGACACGAACGGCACGGACGCGGCGGCCGAGCTCGCGGACACCGTCGTCGAGGCGCCGGGCGCTACGGGCGAAGGGCTGAAGGACGCGGATCACACGATCGACGGCGTGCACGGCGCGGGCGCGACCGCCGGCAACTCGGACGACGTCTTCTCCCTCGGCTACGGGGCGGGCGTGGATGACCGCGTCATCCTCGCGTGGAGCGGGCGCCGCGTGACGAACGGCGCGGGCGCGGACTTCGCGGTGTTCGAGAACGCGTTCCAGATAGGCGGCGGGCCAGAGGCGTTCATGGATCCCGCGATCGTCTACGTGTCGCGCGACGGCGAGACGTGGGTGGCGTTCCCGAACGACTACCGCGGCGCGGACGAGACGGTGTACTCCGCGCTACAGGGGGATTGGCTGGGGTTCGCGGGCGTCTCGCCGGTGCTACTGAACGACGAGACCAACCCGGTCGATCCGTTCGACGCCGCCGCGGCGGGCGGCGATCACTTCGATCTCGACGCGCTGCCCGACGACGCGGGCGAGGCTGCGGCGATCAAGGCCGAGGGGTTCCTCTACCTCATGATCGTCGCCGCACCGGCCGAGGAGAACCCGGACACGGGCGCGCCGTACGTCCGGGACGCGATAAGCGACGGCGCGGACATCGACGGAGTGTACGGGCGGTACCTCGTCGAAGACTAACCGAGAATCAGGGAGAGGAACGACGCGGCGGTCGGTGTCCCGACCGTCATGCAGCCGCAGCCGTCGTCCGAGGAGCCGCCCGAGTCGTCCGCGCCGCCGTCCGCGTCGGTGTCGGTGTCCGTGTCGGAGCTGGCCTCGGTGTACTCGTAGTCCTCCTCGGCCGGCATCTCGTGCGTGATGCAGTG
The sequence above is a segment of the Pseudomonadota bacterium genome. Coding sequences within it:
- a CDS encoding TonB-dependent receptor, producing MLVSVVAIATAPARTFAEGDEVVELDAGAGEDDAYETVVHGRPRRATDETTALAETLDVGDETRRFGTVSDALAPAVGVNVRSLGGPGSFGGASIRGSSSNQVPVYLDGVQLNAGGFDTVDLGALGLDAIDRIEIYRGHVPPSLPAAGIGGAIVLRTKEFERPYSELAASYGSFGLARLLALHANRVGGTRGLALVSASGAEGDFPYLDRNGTLHTTADDVVRRRRNNAHVATEALIKVDGEAGPLSWILADDFGVKRQGIPGAESLPSRRASLRTLRNAASAAAELRLDENVALAGTASYLVLTDELVDPLDEVGVGAGRTASRADAAGGGLALEVGATRRHAFAIRVDGRYERFAFADTGGIAVPAPARRVTTGAALSDEWTPAPWFLLVPALRLEHRASSFGGGDIPGHADTMPAARSSDVTVQPSLGARADVGRGFAVRLNVGRYVRAPDLGELYADRGMTVGNPELRPEVAWSADAGVSWQTENAGVLDVGRLEIAGFASAVRDLVVWVQNSQSTVRAENVGSAEIAGMEASGRVLLGDFVSIEANYTWLHAINRTDAPYLDGRRLPGRPVHELWARVELSDSFGAFAARISADVAYSGLTYLDQANLKDAGLGTALMGLAIGVTRIPERLELTLEARNLLDTISVEDRRGRQRPISDFEGYPLPGRTLIATLRWRN
- a CDS encoding LIC_13355 family lipoprotein, giving the protein MRALFIAFVAAAALAGCGGDTNGTDAAAELADTVVEAPGATGEGLKDADHTIDGVHGAGATAGNSDDVFSLGYGAGVDDRVILAWSGRRVTNGAGADFAVFENAFQIGGGPEAFMDPAIVYVSRDGETWVAFPNDYRGADETVYSALQGDWLGFAGVSPVLLNDETNPVDPFDAAAAGGDHFDLDALPDDAGEAAAIKAEGFLYLMIVAAPAEENPDTGAPYVRDAISDGADIDGVYGRYLVED